In Mercurialis annua linkage group LG6, ddMerAnnu1.2, whole genome shotgun sequence, the following are encoded in one genomic region:
- the LOC126685781 gene encoding protein NTM1-like 9 translates to MDNGTGYRFHPSDFELVDHYLRQKMLGNDDEVWQIPEVQVLNFEPWELPQHSITLSSSNDQVWYFFCTPNYKYSNSKRVDRTTNAGYWKVTGKERKIEDIGFKRTLVFHHGRPKGVKTNWIMHEYTPTFDFQTHREFVICKIKKRPDEEEDGSSSTMVPAYTENQTYNSTYQQEFTPSVESASGNYATEDDTQVEACMQSFQGYDERDYNLDSAFQWPNNYYC, encoded by the exons ATGGATAATGGAACCGGCTACAGATTCCACCCATCGGATTTCGAATTGGTGGATCATTACTTAAGGCAGAAAATGCTCGGCAATGACGATGAAGTCTGGCAAATTCCTGAGGTTCAAGTCCTCAATTTCGAACCGTGGGAATTACCCC AGCATTCGATAACGTTAAGCAGCTCGAACGATCAAGTGTGGTATTTCTTTTGCACCCCGAATTACAAGTACTCCAATAGCAAGCGCGTTGACAGAACAACCAATGCTGGATACTGGAAAGTTACCGGCAAAGAACGTAAAATCGAGGATATTGGATTTAAAAGGACTTTGGTTTTTCATCATGGTCGTCCTAAAGGAGTTAAAACAAATTGGATTATGCATGAATACACTCCCACTTTCGACTTCCAGACTCATAGGGAGTTTGTTATTtgcaaaataaagaaaaggCCGGATGAAGAAGAAGACGGATCAAGTAGTACTATGGTACCTGCTTATACCGAAAATCAAACCTATAATTCAACCTATCAGCAAGAATTTACTCCTTCCGTCGAATCTGCTTCCGGAAATTACGCAACTGAG GACGATACTCAGGTAGAAGCATGCATGCAATCATTTCAGGGCTACGACGAGAGAGATTACAATCTTGACTCTGCATTTCAGTGGCCAAATAACTATTATTGTTAA